A window of Candidatus Zixiibacteriota bacterium contains these coding sequences:
- a CDS encoding STAS domain-containing protein, whose amino-acid sequence MKFTADLTSDVVTLSLSGKILGEPRESAMFHGTIHEFLALNKRNFIVDLEKVERINSIGLGMLIAGYTSVTRAEGRFVLCNFTNVESILTVTRVLRVFEHCESLAEAQWLFSDHNQKVS is encoded by the coding sequence ATGAAATTCACGGCTGACCTCACCAGCGACGTGGTGACGCTGAGTCTTTCGGGCAAGATTCTGGGCGAACCGCGTGAATCGGCGATGTTCCACGGCACGATTCACGAGTTTCTCGCGCTGAACAAACGGAACTTCATTGTCGACCTGGAGAAGGTCGAACGGATCAATTCGATCGGACTGGGCATGCTGATCGCAGGGTACACATCGGTGACGCGGGCCGAGGGCCGCTTCGTGCTGTGCAATTTCACCAACGTGGAATCGATCCTGACGGTCACGCGGGTGTTGCGCGTATTTGAGCACTGCGAGTCGCTGGCCGAAGCTCAGTGGCTTTTCTCCGATCACAACCAGAA
- a CDS encoding VOC family protein — MSRVIHFEIHVDDTERANKFYSGVFGWQFQKWDGPADYWLISTGNQEQPGINGGMMKRRDPAGSVYNTIGVRNLDGHMEKVAAAGGEIVVPKMPIPQVGWLAYFKDTEGNIFGMMEPDPDAR, encoded by the coding sequence ATGTCACGAGTCATTCATTTCGAGATTCATGTCGACGACACGGAGCGGGCCAACAAGTTTTACAGCGGGGTGTTCGGCTGGCAGTTTCAGAAGTGGGACGGGCCCGCCGATTACTGGCTGATCTCGACCGGCAACCAGGAGCAGCCGGGGATCAACGGCGGCATGATGAAGCGGCGCGATCCGGCCGGCTCCGTCTACAATACGATCGGGGTCCGGAATCTCGACGGTCATATGGAGAAAGTGGCTGCCGCCGGCGGGGAGATTGTCGTGCCGAAAATGCCCATCCCCCAGGTCGGCTGGCTGGCGTATTTCAAAGATACCGAAGGGAATATATTCGGTATGATGGAGCCCGATCCCGACGCACGGTAA